The following are encoded in a window of Rubellicoccus peritrichatus genomic DNA:
- a CDS encoding assimilatory sulfite reductase (NADPH) flavoprotein subunit, with protein MNLPTTAPFDDNQRANLSTALTGLNHDQKLWLSGFLAGLQAESAEASTPATAVAAAPAGKTPLTIVYGSESGNCENLAQDSKKLAAAQGFQVTVKDMGDLTAKDLPKAENLLVLVSTWGEGDPPDRAGAFYEEVMGDGAPKLENVRFSVLALGDTSYEHFCKIGKDFDLRLENLGAQRFHPRTDCDVDYDEPYKKWIDGALHDLSTVVKPASNGVAVGSAAVVAPAAPAIAYGKKNAFPSELKNRVLLNGRGSAKETLHFELSLEGSGLKYDAGDALALIPKNCPDDVNAVVAAGKFDPEEAVPAPDGSEGPLREVLFQYYDITGLTKPVLKKYNSLAKSSDIEKLLADDSKEKLKEYLWGRQVVDALTEFPVKGVSGRDFVSILRKMPPRLYSIASSMKAHPDEVHLTIAAVRYDSHGRSRKGVASTYIADRVALGETVPVYTHANKNFKLPASGDTPVIMVGPGTGVAPFRSFVEDRQADGAKGKNWLFFGDQHYSYDFLYQLEWQEYLKDGVLDRLDVAFSRDQKQKIYVQQRMLERSKELYGWLEEGAHFYVCGDASRMAGDVHEALISIVQKEGAKSPEDAEAYVKDLQKSKRYQRDVY; from the coding sequence ATGAACCTTCCCACGACAGCGCCTTTCGACGACAATCAACGTGCCAACCTAAGCACGGCTCTCACCGGGCTAAACCATGACCAGAAATTGTGGTTGAGCGGCTTTCTGGCTGGCCTGCAGGCGGAATCTGCTGAGGCTTCAACACCAGCAACTGCGGTTGCAGCTGCTCCAGCAGGCAAGACTCCATTGACGATTGTTTACGGTAGTGAGTCCGGCAATTGTGAAAACCTGGCACAGGACTCAAAGAAACTGGCCGCTGCTCAAGGTTTCCAGGTCACTGTGAAGGATATGGGTGATTTGACAGCGAAAGATTTGCCCAAGGCGGAAAATCTCCTCGTACTGGTCAGTACCTGGGGTGAAGGTGACCCGCCTGACCGGGCTGGCGCATTTTACGAAGAAGTGATGGGTGATGGCGCTCCCAAGCTTGAGAATGTCCGCTTTTCAGTACTGGCACTGGGAGACACCTCCTACGAGCATTTCTGCAAGATTGGAAAGGATTTCGATTTGCGCCTGGAAAATCTTGGTGCACAGCGCTTCCATCCTCGGACGGATTGCGATGTTGACTACGACGAACCTTACAAAAAATGGATCGATGGTGCGCTGCATGATCTTTCAACTGTAGTTAAGCCAGCGTCGAATGGCGTAGCTGTTGGGTCCGCTGCGGTTGTTGCTCCTGCTGCTCCTGCCATTGCCTACGGCAAGAAAAATGCATTCCCGTCAGAACTGAAGAATCGCGTTTTACTGAATGGTCGCGGTTCAGCCAAGGAGACTTTACATTTCGAGCTTTCGCTTGAAGGTTCCGGCCTGAAATATGACGCAGGTGACGCTCTGGCTTTGATTCCCAAGAATTGCCCGGACGATGTTAATGCTGTGGTTGCAGCCGGTAAGTTTGATCCGGAAGAAGCTGTTCCGGCACCGGATGGCAGTGAAGGTCCGCTTCGCGAAGTGCTTTTCCAGTATTATGACATTACAGGTCTGACCAAACCAGTGTTGAAGAAATACAACTCGCTGGCAAAGTCCTCAGATATTGAAAAGCTACTGGCTGACGACTCTAAAGAAAAGCTGAAGGAATATCTCTGGGGACGCCAGGTGGTGGATGCGTTGACGGAGTTTCCTGTGAAAGGTGTTTCGGGCCGCGATTTTGTTTCGATTCTCAGAAAAATGCCACCAAGGCTTTATTCGATTGCCTCGAGCATGAAGGCACATCCGGATGAGGTTCATTTGACTATCGCAGCGGTACGCTATGACAGTCACGGGCGTAGTCGGAAGGGAGTCGCCTCAACTTATATTGCGGACAGGGTTGCGCTTGGTGAAACAGTCCCGGTTTACACTCACGCCAACAAAAATTTCAAGCTGCCTGCTTCCGGCGATACTCCAGTTATCATGGTTGGTCCGGGAACCGGTGTGGCGCCTTTCCGTTCTTTTGTTGAAGACCGTCAGGCAGATGGTGCCAAGGGTAAGAACTGGCTCTTTTTCGGTGACCAGCATTATTCTTATGACTTCCTTTATCAGTTGGAATGGCAGGAATACTTGAAGGACGGTGTATTAGATCGTCTCGATGTTGCTTTTTCACGTGACCAGAAGCAGAAGATTTATGTGCAGCAGCGGATGCTTGAGCGCAGTAAGGAACTCTATGGCTGGCTTGAGGAAGGTGCTCACTTTTACGTATGTGGAGACGCATCACGTATGGCAGGGGATGTTCACGAAGCACTGATCAGCATCGTGCAGAAAGAAGGAGCCAAGTCTCCGGAAGATGCCGAAGCTTACGTCAAGGATCTGCAAAAGTCTAAGCGCTACCAGCGTGACGTTTATTGA
- a CDS encoding DUF1800 domain-containing protein encodes MSVNPNDLTPRQAWMPLSQSAWTEENARHLLRRIGFSAMPNEVENAMKRGLPMTVEHYFGKTHPFEIPYRLQRLVAEAPKIQQKIRKSKDEEEKRELRREQRMMSDSAYQDFAIKWLQFAREPENSPQEKYIMFLQDVFVVARSKVRATGYLFQHQNLMRREGFGRYSELVKSVSRSPAMIQYLDLNRSSKKAPNENFARELFELFTLGEGNYTEKDIKEAARAFTGYRFRGGDYRFDKNAYDSGTKTVFGQTGLWNGDEIIDIVYQQPAAGTFVPKEFLRFYLSEQPLPEPYIERLADLWRNKGYDMRFLIETVFNSRIFYQPQYRGNLIKSPIHYYVGLCQDLNLDIAPFPSKVLSGLRGMGQIFQDPPNVRGWVGGKHWINTTTIAARRQVAQALFTKINEENLNADEYVDLQAARANGRDAFVVTEDRLSGLTEESPEFIAEHFSRYFLPNPTGKRFQRTLTDYLKKSKKNYLSGIKDVAIAVLQSPQYQLS; translated from the coding sequence ATGTCCGTTAACCCTAATGATCTGACGCCCAGACAAGCCTGGATGCCACTATCCCAAAGCGCCTGGACGGAGGAGAATGCAAGGCATCTGCTGCGCAGAATCGGGTTTTCGGCAATGCCCAATGAGGTCGAAAATGCGATGAAGCGTGGCCTCCCGATGACCGTTGAGCATTATTTTGGAAAAACACACCCTTTTGAGATCCCCTATCGCCTGCAGCGACTTGTTGCAGAAGCCCCAAAAATCCAGCAGAAGATCAGAAAATCCAAGGATGAGGAGGAAAAACGCGAATTAAGGCGTGAGCAACGGATGATGAGCGACTCAGCTTATCAGGATTTTGCAATCAAATGGCTTCAATTTGCCAGGGAGCCTGAAAATAGCCCTCAGGAAAAATACATCATGTTCCTTCAGGATGTATTTGTAGTCGCACGTTCAAAAGTCCGGGCAACTGGCTATCTCTTTCAACATCAGAATCTTATGAGGCGCGAGGGCTTTGGCCGTTATTCTGAATTGGTCAAATCAGTAAGCCGTTCGCCAGCCATGATCCAATATCTCGATCTCAATCGAAGCTCAAAGAAAGCTCCGAATGAGAACTTTGCGCGTGAACTCTTCGAGTTGTTCACGCTTGGTGAGGGCAATTACACTGAGAAAGACATCAAGGAGGCCGCCCGTGCTTTTACTGGTTATCGTTTTCGAGGTGGAGACTATCGCTTTGACAAAAACGCCTATGATAGCGGTACGAAAACGGTTTTCGGTCAGACTGGGCTTTGGAATGGTGACGAGATCATTGATATCGTCTATCAGCAGCCCGCCGCAGGCACATTTGTCCCAAAGGAGTTTCTCCGTTTTTATTTGTCGGAGCAACCGCTGCCCGAACCTTATATCGAGCGACTGGCTGATCTCTGGAGGAATAAGGGCTACGACATGCGTTTTCTAATCGAAACGGTTTTCAACAGCAGAATATTTTACCAGCCCCAATATCGCGGTAATCTTATCAAAAGTCCGATCCACTACTATGTAGGACTTTGCCAGGACCTGAATCTCGATATTGCCCCATTCCCAAGTAAAGTGCTATCTGGTCTACGTGGCATGGGACAGATCTTTCAGGATCCACCAAACGTCCGCGGCTGGGTTGGAGGCAAACACTGGATCAACACAACAACCATTGCCGCCCGCCGACAAGTTGCCCAAGCGCTCTTCACAAAGATCAATGAAGAAAATTTGAATGCCGACGAATACGTCGACCTCCAGGCGGCAAGGGCTAATGGGCGTGACGCTTTCGTCGTGACGGAAGATCGCTTAAGCGGATTGACCGAGGAATCTCCAGAATTCATTGCCGAGCATTTCTCTCGGTATTTTCTCCCAAATCCAACTGGGAAAAGATTTCAGAGAACTTTAACCGACTATCTTAAGAAAAGTAAGAAAAACTACCTTTCCGGCATTAAGGATGTGGCTATAGCCGTCCTCCAGTCGCCGCAATATCAACTTAGTTAG